DNA from Salinibacterium sp. dk2585:
ACTCGGATGGCACGGTCACGGCGAGGTGTCGGTGCTGGTGGGCACCGCCCCCAAGATGCTCGACGTCGACATGCTGCGTCGCACGGCGCGGCACCTCGACGCCGACGTGCTCATCGGTGTGCAGGGTAGCCGGCTCGTGCTCGTCATCGGCCGTGCGACTCCCTCCTCCGAAGAGCCGGAGGAAGCAGCATCCGAAACCCGCATCTCGTTCCTCGACATCGCTCGTGCCCTCGAGCCAGGCTTCGGCGAGGGATACCTCATCCTCGGCCACGAGGTGCCGTCGCTCGTCGAGGCGTCGCGGAGTGCGAAGGCGGCGCTCGCCGGTTTCGCGGTCGCACGCTCGTGGCGGAACGCCCCGCGTCCCGCCCTCGCCGATGACCTGCTGCCCGAGCGCGCCCTCGCGGGTGACCCTCTCGCGAGGTCGACCCTGATCAACCGCATCTACAAGCCGCTGCAGGCCCACTCGACCGAGCTGCTCGGCACTCTGTGGTGCTACCTCGACAACGGGCGTTCGCTCGAGGCAACCGCACGCGAGCTCTTCGTGCACCCGAACACCGTGCGATACCGGCTGAAGCGCGTCTCCGAGGTGATCGGATGGGATGCCACGGGTGCGCGCGAGTCCCTCATCCTGCAGGCGGCGCTCATCGTCGGATCCATCGCCGAGACCGAGCACCTTCCGCGTCGGCGCCCGCACCACTGACACGAGGACTGACGACACCCCCAAGGGTTTCGCGAAATCTTCGTCGGCTTCCCCACAGCAATCTCGACACGGACAGGGAGACTAGAGAAGTGATCGTCATCATCTGCCCAGGACAGGGCTCCCAGACACCCGAGTTCCTTGCCCCGTGGCTCGCTGAACCCGCGATGGCGTCGCGCCTCGACGAGCTCTCCGAGGCCGCAGGCATGGACCTCGCCGCGCACGGCACGGTCTCAGACGCCGACACGATTCGCGACACGGCCGTCGCCCAGCCCCTCATCGTCGCGGCCGGCATCCTGACCCTCGAGGCACTGCTCGACGGGCGGCGCGACCGCGTGGGCGGCATTGCGGGCCACTCTGTCGGCGAGTTCACCGCCGCTGCCGGCGCCGGCGTGCTCAGCAGCACGGATGCCGTCCGCCTCGTCGCCGCGCGCGGCGCAGCCATGGCTGAGGCCGCCGCCGTCGCCCCCACCGGCATGAGCGCGGTCATCGGGGCCGACCAGGACGAACTGCTCGCACGCCTCGACGAGCTCGGGCTCGAGCCCGCCAACTTCAACGGGGGCGGCCAGATCGTCGTTGCCGGGGAACTCGACGCGCTCGAGCGGCTGAAGAGCGAACCTCCCGCTGGCGCGCGCGTCATTCCCCTCCAGGTGGCCGGAGCGTTCCACACGCGTCACATGGCACCCGCCGTGGACCGTCTCCGCGATGCCGCCGGCAGCGTCACCGCCAGCGACCCCTCGCTTGCGCTCTGGACCAACCGTGATGGCTCCCAAGTGAGCGACGGCGCCACATTCGTGGACCTCCTCGTCGGGCAGGTCTCCTCGCCCGTGCGCTGGGACCTCACGATGGAGTCATTCGCAGCAGACGGCGTCACGGGGCTCATCGAGGTGGCCCCCGCCGGCGCCCTCGTCGGGCTCGCCAAGCGCGCGCTCCGCGGCGTGCCGGCCGTCGCCATCAAGACCCCAGACGACCTCGCAGCCGCACACGACCTCATCGATGGGAAGTCATGACCGCCCCCACACTGACCCAGTCCACCGGCGCGCAGTACACGCGCATCTACAGCTACGGCGCCGCCCGCGGCGACCTGGTCGTTCCGAACCAGGAACTCGTGGGGCCGATCGACTCGAGCGATGAGTGGATCCAGCAGCGCACCGGCATCATCACGCGCACCCGCGCATCCGTCGGCATCCTTGCCGTCGACATGGCGACGGATGCCGCGCGTGAGGCGATCGAGAAGTCGGGCGTTGCCCCGGAGCAGATCGACCTCGTCATCGTCGCGACGGTCAGCAACGTGCAGCAGACGCCGTCAATCGCCGCGGTCGTTGCGGACAGGGTGGGTGCGAACCCCGCCGCCGCCTACGACGCCAATGCCGCCTGCGCCGGGTTCAGCTACGCCGTTACACAGGCGGATGCCCTCATCCGCAGCGGCGCCGCCCACTATGCCCTCGTGATCGGTGCCGAGAAGCTCTCGGATGTTGTCGACCCCACCGACCGTTCCATCTCCTTCCTGCTGGGTGATGGAGCGGGCGCCGTCGTGATCGGGCCGAGTGAGTTCCCCGGCATCGCCGCGCCCGTGTGGGGCTCAGACGGCTCCAAGGCCGCCGCGGTGGGCATGAACGCAACGCTCGTCGACTACCGCGATGGCGACGCCGCCTGGCCGACCCTGCGACAGGAGGGCCAGACGGTGTTCCGCTGGGCCGTCTGGGACATGGCGAAGGTCGCGAAGCGCGCGATCGAGGCCGCCGGCATCACTCCGGATGACCTCTCGGCCTTCATCCCCCATCAGGCAAACATGCGAATCATCGACGAGTTCGCGAAGCAGCTGAAGCTCCCCGAGACCGTCGTTATCGCTCGCGACATCGCGACGACCG
Protein-coding regions in this window:
- a CDS encoding CdaR family transcriptional regulator, which gives rise to MAAPRTKAQTLAWLKTMSGELATATLKRLEDTLPWYGDMPPGRRSAVGMVAQNGITSFIHWYDDPTSTPWIAADVFGAAPRELLRSVSLTQTLQLIKVTVEVVEERIKGRDESLAEAILLYSREIAFAAADVYARAAEARGLWDARLEALVVDSILSGEYDDELPSRIAALGWHGHGEVSVLVGTAPKMLDVDMLRRTARHLDADVLIGVQGSRLVLVIGRATPSSEEPEEAASETRISFLDIARALEPGFGEGYLILGHEVPSLVEASRSAKAALAGFAVARSWRNAPRPALADDLLPERALAGDPLARSTLINRIYKPLQAHSTELLGTLWCYLDNGRSLEATARELFVHPNTVRYRLKRVSEVIGWDATGARESLILQAALIVGSIAETEHLPRRRPHH
- a CDS encoding ACP S-malonyltransferase, producing the protein MIVIICPGQGSQTPEFLAPWLAEPAMASRLDELSEAAGMDLAAHGTVSDADTIRDTAVAQPLIVAAGILTLEALLDGRRDRVGGIAGHSVGEFTAAAGAGVLSSTDAVRLVAARGAAMAEAAAVAPTGMSAVIGADQDELLARLDELGLEPANFNGGGQIVVAGELDALERLKSEPPAGARVIPLQVAGAFHTRHMAPAVDRLRDAAGSVTASDPSLALWTNRDGSQVSDGATFVDLLVGQVSSPVRWDLTMESFAADGVTGLIEVAPAGALVGLAKRALRGVPAVAIKTPDDLAAAHDLIDGKS
- a CDS encoding beta-ketoacyl-ACP synthase III; this encodes MTAPTLTQSTGAQYTRIYSYGAARGDLVVPNQELVGPIDSSDEWIQQRTGIITRTRASVGILAVDMATDAAREAIEKSGVAPEQIDLVIVATVSNVQQTPSIAAVVADRVGANPAAAYDANAACAGFSYAVTQADALIRSGAAHYALVIGAEKLSDVVDPTDRSISFLLGDGAGAVVIGPSEFPGIAAPVWGSDGSKAAAVGMNATLVDYRDGDAAWPTLRQEGQTVFRWAVWDMAKVAKRAIEAAGITPDDLSAFIPHQANMRIIDEFAKQLKLPETVVIARDIATTGNTSAASIPLATHRLLEEHPELSGGLALQIGFGAGLVFGAQVIVLP